Below is a window of Paramagnetospirillum magneticum AMB-1 DNA.
TTGTCGGCCCTGGCCGGGGATTTCAGCGACGACGACACCCGGGCGCGCCTGATGTCCAATACCGCGTTCATGATGGCCTTCGGGGTGACGCTGGTCTACGCTGTTTTGATGCAGATCCCGGCCCATGCGGGCATCGCCGTGACCATGCTGCTGACGGCGGCGGTCTCCCTGGCCGGTGCTTGGCTGGCGGGGAAATTCCTGGTGGATGTCGCTCCGCGCACCCAGGAAACCTCGGTTCCCTGGCGGGCGGTCTGGAGCTTGGTGAAGGCGGAGCCCCGCCTGCGCCTGGCTTTCGCCAGTTCGCTGTTCGCCCGCAGCGACATGGTGTTCGTAGGGCTCTTCCTCATGCTGTGGTTCATCTACTTTGCCGATCTGATCAAGGTCGGGCAGGCCGAGGCGGCGGCGCGGGCCGGAATCTTGATCGGGCTGATGGGGGCGGTGGTCATGCTCTCGATCCCGGTTTGGCGGTCGTTTATCGAGCATTTCGGCCGCATTCAGGCGGTTCTGCTCGGGATGGTGCTCTCCGCCCTGGGATTCATAATGTTGGGTTTCATCATCAATCCGTTCGACTGGTTCATCGTACTGCCCATCTTGTTGATTGCGTCCGGGCAGGCTGGTTGTTTTGTGGCGCCTCAAATATTAACAGTTGACTACGCGCCTAGGGATTTGCTTGGGTCTGTGCTTGGCGCATTTAATGTTATTGGGTGCATTGGTATTATTTTCTTTGTTCAGGTCGGCGGGTTTTTATTTGATTATGTTGGCCCGCCGGCACCTTTTGTCTTTACTGGTGTTGGAAACTTGATTATATCGGCGTATGCATTGCGCCTGCTAAAACGCGAGGCGCGTGACGGCGGCGGCGACGACGCCCCAGGGGACGACGGGGTGGCGTAGCGCCATTCGCTCTGCATCAAGACTGGAGTAACGTTTATGCCAAGCGTGATTTTCGGACTGCTGGCGCTTGCCCTCGGATTGCTGGGGGTGACGGCATGGTGGTGGTCGGTGACCGAGTTCCTGCGCGGAGCGGTGCCGGTGGCCCTGCTCATCCTTGGCTTGGTCGCGTTGGCCTCCGGGGTGCAATCCGTGCGGTTGCCTCGTTCCAACAAGGGGACCGCTTCAGACCCTGACATCGATGGTTGATGGCCATGTTCAATGGTGACGTAGAAGACGGCGGGCGCGGCGATGCTTCCTGCGGCAAGGATCTGAAGCGCTATCTGATGCTCATGGGCGTGGTTGCCCTGGTCGTCCTATTTGGCGCCTTCATTTACCGGCAGTCCTCGGGCGGTCTTCGTCTCGGCGCCATGTTGGAGCAGATGGGGCGGGGCACCGGCCCTGCCGTCAATGTTCCGGTACAGCAGGGCGGGCCGTCGGCAGCCGTCAATCCGGCCATGTCGGTTCCGGCTGGTGCCCGCGTGGCGCCGCCCTCGGCCGCCGGTGCTATAGCGACCATGCCTCCCATGGTGGATTTCGGACCGGCTCCCATTGGGGCCGGGGGGCCGTTCTCCAGCGTCGTCACCTTGCTGCGCAACAGCGTCGTCGCCGTGACCGCGTCATCGGCCAACGGGCAGGCCATGCCCGATCCCCTGGGCTTGGCCAACCCTGACGGACTGCCCCATTTCGCCAATCCCGCCACCCGGTCGGTGGAAAACATCGGCACCGGCGTGATCGTCCGTAACGACGGCTTCATCGTCACCAACTATCATGTGGTGCGCGGCGCCAATTCGGTGTTCGTTACCGTGCAGGACGACGTGGGCTCGACCCGCTATTCCGCCGAAATCATCAAGATGGACGAGGCTCTGGATCTCGCCTTGCTGAAGGTCGCCCCCAAGACGCCGTTGACAGCCGCCGTTCTGGGCGACAGCGACGGGGTGCAGGTCGCCGACGAAGTGATCGCCATCGGGACTCCCTTCGGTCTGGACATGACCGTCAGCCGCGGCATCATTTCCGCCAAGCGCAAGTCCATGGTGATCGAGGGCGTGACCCATTCCAACCTGCTGCAGACCGACGCCGCCATCAACCAGGGCAATTCCGGCGGTCCGCTGGTGATTTCCAACGGGACGGTGGTCGGCATCAATACCGCCATCTACACCCCCAACGGCGCCTTTGCCGGAATAGGCTTCGCCGTGCCCAGCAATCAGGCCCGCCTGTTCATCTTGGATGAAGTGGGCTGGCTGCCGACCTCCACCGCCGAGGGGGCCTCCATGGGCCTGGTGGCCATGCAGCGCCCCATGGGCGGCGGCGTGGGCGCGGCGGGTCCGGCCATTTTCGCCGGGACTAGGGCGCCCCACACCGATGGCCGCCAGAACATGGATTGCACCACCTGCCACGATCTGATTCCGGCCGGAAACGGGCGGCCCGCGCCGATGATGCCCATCGCCGCCCCGATTCCGCCGCCGCCGATTCCCATGGGCGCCGTCTCGCCCCATACCGACGGCCGTCAGAACATGAACTGCGCCAATTGCCATCAGATGCTGGGCGGTGCCGCGCCCATCGCCGCACCGGGACTCGGCGGGGGGGCTTACCGCTTCGCGCAGCCGCCGGGAAGCCTGGCCATCAATATTCAGGGGCCGCGCGGCGGGCAGTCGACCGCCGCCGGAACCGGCCGGGTCACGCTTTTGGGCGCCGCCTTGACTCCCATGTCGCAGCGCCTTGGCGCCCAGACCGGCGTACCGGTCGGACGCGGAGTGTTCATCTCCGGCGTCACGCCCAATACTCCGGCGGCGACGGCGGGGCTGCGGCCCGGCGACGTCTTGCTCAAGGTGGACGGCCGTCCTGTCCGCCTGCCGGAAGAAGTCTCCGCCATCATGGTCGAGATGCATGCCGGACGGTCGGTGCGGCTCGGCGTCCTGCGCGATGGCGATGTGCGCAACATGACCCTGGTCGCGGGACCCGCCGGTCTGGCCGCCGCAGCGGTCCAGGCTCCGGCCATTGCCGACATGGCGCAGCCGCCCATGGGCGGCATGGCCCCCACTGCACCCGGCATGGTCGCGGTTCCCGGTGGTCCGGCCGTCATGCCGAAGCCTCCGACCGAGTTCAACTGGCTGGGCATGGAGATCGAAACCTTCCAGGCGCCGCGTCCGATCACCGGTGTGCCGGGCGCCGTTCCGGTTCCCGGAGCCAAGGGTGCCCAGGTGGCCGAGGTTCTGGTCGGGTCCCGGGCCGCCGTGGCGGGGCTCCAGGCCAATGACCTCATCCTCGAGGTCAATAATCGGCCGGTGGCCGGTCCGGCTCGTCTCGACGCCGCCATTAAGGGGGCGACGAATGCCGGGCAGCAGATTTTGCTGAAGGTCAACCGCAATGGCCAAGAGTTCTGGATTGTCCTTTGATGGTGGAGCTGGATAATGGCGAATAACCGGCGAGATCGCGACAAAGGCGACGGGAGCCAGGGTGAAGGCTTGTCGGCGGGCGGCGGAATGCCGTCGGAGCCCGAGATCGTCTCGGTGACGGTCCATCCCACGCCAACTTTGGCCGTGTCGCTGAAGCCGGCGCAGCAAGGCGATATTTGGGCCAGTTTGCTGGAAAGCTCGCCCTGGTCGGCCAATCACGGCGGCCGGATCGAGCCGGTTCAGCCGAGCCCCGCCCCTACCCGCCCCACGGAATCCCCGTCCGTCGGCGATCTGGTCAGCCGCTGGTCGCAGCCGATCTGGCGGACCCCCAGCCGCGTGGAAGAGGTCGAGACCCCGGAGAGCAATTTCGTCATCGAGTTGGAGGCGTCCCAGCCGATCACTTCGGATATCACGGTGTCCGTCTCCGATCTGGTGATCGAGGTTCAGCCGATCCAGACCACCGAAGCCGAGCCGGAGCCCGAGCTTCCGGTGGCCGAGCCCGAGCCCGGAGTCGTGCCGGTGGACGTTGTGGCCGAAGCCGAGCCGGAGCCCGAGCTTCCGGTGGCCGAGCCCGAGCCCGGAGTCGTGCCGGTGGACGTTGTGGCCGAAGCCGAGCCGGAGCCGGAGCTTCCGGTGGCCGAGCCCGAGCCCGAAGTCGTGCCGGTGGACGTTGTGGCCGAAGCCGAGCCGGAGCCGGAGCTTCCGGTGGCCGAGCCCGAGCCCGAAGTCGTGCCGGTGGACGTTGTGGCCGAAGCCGAGCCGGAGCCGGAGCTTCCGGTGGCCGAGCCCGAGCCCGAAGTCGTGCCGGTGGACGTTGTGGCCGAAGCCGAGCCGGAGCCGGAGCTTCCGGTGGCCGCGCCCGAGCCCGAAGTCTTGCCGGTGGAGGTTGTGGCCGAAGCCGAGCCGGAGCCGGAGCTTCCGGTGGCCGCGCCCGAGCCCGAAGTCTTGCCGGTGGAGGTTGTGGCCGAAGCCGAGCCGGAGCCCGAGCTTCCGGTGGCCGCGCCCGAGCCCGAAGTCGTGCCGGTGGACGTTGTGGCCGAAGCCGAGCCGGAGCCCGAGCTTCCGGTGGCCGAGCCCGAATTGGTTCATGAGGCGGCTGTTTCCGAGCCGGTGGCCGAAAGCATCGAGGACGCGGTGGCGGTTCCCGCCCCGGCGACTAATTTCGGTCTTGCCGAACTGATGCAGGCGGCTGCGGCCATGGCCCCGGTTTTGGCCTCTCCCCCTTCCGTTGCCCCAGCGGCCAAGCCCGTCCGAGAGCCCGCGAAGAAGAGGAAGGCTCCGCCGGTCAGAAAGAAGGTCGCCACGGTTCAGGACGTTCCCGTCGAAGACCTTCTCGGTGGAATTTTCGGGATCGCCGGTTCGGCGGTGCGTAGTGTCCTCAGTCTTGGTGCCGGGGTCGTCGGCGGCGTGGTCAAGGGGGGGCGTGTCATTGGGGACAACGTCGTCGCCGGTGCGCGTCGGCTTACGGGGTCCGCCGAGGGAAGTTGCGGGACCTGCTCCACGTCTCAATGCGATACGGTGGGCAAGAAAAAATAGCTGGCAGCCGTCAATTGGTCATTTAGCACGCGAACGGAGTGACAAAAATGAGTGAAGGTGAAGGCCAGGCCAAGAACAGATTGTTCCTTGGCATCGACCTTGGGACTTCCCATACTGCGGTGATGTCGAGCCGGGGCAAAAAGTTCCTGCTGAAGTCGGTGGTTGGATACCCGAAGGACGTCATCGGTTTGAAGCTGCTCGGCCGCCCCTATGTGGTCGGTGACGAGGCTTTCGAGATGCGCTCCTACCTGGACATCCGCTATCCGCTCCAGGACGGCGTGCTGAGCGAGATCAGCGACCGCGACATCGAAGTGGCGCGGCATCTGCTGACCCATGTGGTGAAGTCGGCCGAGCCCGGCCCCAACGACGAGATCTGCGCCGTCATCGGCGTGCCGGCGCGGGCGTCGGCGGCCAACAAGGCGCTGCTGCTCAAGATGGCTCAGGAGGTGGTTCATACCGCCCTAGTGGTGTCCGAACCGTTCATGGTCGGCTACGGCCTGGACAAGCTGATCAACACCATCATCGTCGATATCGGCGCCGGAACCACGGATATCTGCGCCCTGAAGGGCACTGTTCCCGGCCCCGAAGATCAGGTTACCCTGACCAAGGCTGGCAACTATGTGGATGAGCGGCTCCAGAACGCCATCTTGGAACGTCATCCCGAACTGCAGATGAACGTGAATGTCGCCTGCGCGGTGAAAGAGCAGTTCTCCTTCGTCGGCACCCCCACCGAGGTTGCCTCGTTCGAGTTCCGCGCCGCCGGCAAGCCCGTGCGCGCTGACGTGACCGAGCCGGTGAAGATCGCCTGCGAGGCGCTGATGCCCGACATTATCGAAAGCATCGAGACGCTGCTGCGTTCGTTCCAGCCCGAATATCAGGCCACCGTGCTTCAAAACATCGTGTTTGCCGGCGGCGGCTCGCGCATTCGCGGATTGGCGGCCTACGTCAAGGAAAAGCTGCGTCCCTTCGGCGATGCGAACGTGACCTGCGTCAAGGACCCCACTTTCGACGGTTGCCGGGGCGCCTTGCGTCTGGCGGAAGAGCTTCCGCCGCAGTATTGGCGTCAGCTTGGAGACGTCTCCGGCTCGTGACGGGGGGAGAGTTCGATATGCGGGACGGGGATACGCGGCAGTCTAGGA
It encodes the following:
- the mamJ gene encoding magnetosome protein MamJ; amino-acid sequence: MANNRRDRDKGDGSQGEGLSAGGGMPSEPEIVSVTVHPTPTLAVSLKPAQQGDIWASLLESSPWSANHGGRIEPVQPSPAPTRPTESPSVGDLVSRWSQPIWRTPSRVEEVETPESNFVIELEASQPITSDITVSVSDLVIEVQPIQTTEAEPEPELPVAEPEPGVVPVDVVAEAEPEPELPVAEPEPGVVPVDVVAEAEPEPELPVAEPEPEVVPVDVVAEAEPEPELPVAEPEPEVVPVDVVAEAEPEPELPVAEPEPEVVPVDVVAEAEPEPELPVAAPEPEVLPVEVVAEAEPEPELPVAAPEPEVLPVEVVAEAEPEPELPVAAPEPEVVPVDVVAEAEPEPELPVAEPELVHEAAVSEPVAESIEDAVAVPAPATNFGLAELMQAAAAMAPVLASPPSVAPAAKPVREPAKKRKAPPVRKKVATVQDVPVEDLLGGIFGIAGSAVRSVLSLGAGVVGGVVKGGRVIGDNVVAGARRLTGSAEGSCGTCSTSQCDTVGKKK
- the mamK gene encoding MamK family actin-like protein, encoding MSEGEGQAKNRLFLGIDLGTSHTAVMSSRGKKFLLKSVVGYPKDVIGLKLLGRPYVVGDEAFEMRSYLDIRYPLQDGVLSEISDRDIEVARHLLTHVVKSAEPGPNDEICAVIGVPARASAANKALLLKMAQEVVHTALVVSEPFMVGYGLDKLINTIIVDIGAGTTDICALKGTVPGPEDQVTLTKAGNYVDERLQNAILERHPELQMNVNVACAVKEQFSFVGTPTEVASFEFRAAGKPVRADVTEPVKIACEALMPDIIESIETLLRSFQPEYQATVLQNIVFAGGGSRIRGLAAYVKEKLRPFGDANVTCVKDPTFDGCRGALRLAEELPPQYWRQLGDVSGS
- the mamE gene encoding magnetosome formation protease MamE → MFNGDVEDGGRGDASCGKDLKRYLMLMGVVALVVLFGAFIYRQSSGGLRLGAMLEQMGRGTGPAVNVPVQQGGPSAAVNPAMSVPAGARVAPPSAAGAIATMPPMVDFGPAPIGAGGPFSSVVTLLRNSVVAVTASSANGQAMPDPLGLANPDGLPHFANPATRSVENIGTGVIVRNDGFIVTNYHVVRGANSVFVTVQDDVGSTRYSAEIIKMDEALDLALLKVAPKTPLTAAVLGDSDGVQVADEVIAIGTPFGLDMTVSRGIISAKRKSMVIEGVTHSNLLQTDAAINQGNSGGPLVISNGTVVGINTAIYTPNGAFAGIGFAVPSNQARLFILDEVGWLPTSTAEGASMGLVAMQRPMGGGVGAAGPAIFAGTRAPHTDGRQNMDCTTCHDLIPAGNGRPAPMMPIAAPIPPPPIPMGAVSPHTDGRQNMNCANCHQMLGGAAPIAAPGLGGGAYRFAQPPGSLAINIQGPRGGQSTAAGTGRVTLLGAALTPMSQRLGAQTGVPVGRGVFISGVTPNTPAATAGLRPGDVLLKVDGRPVRLPEEVSAIMVEMHAGRSVRLGVLRDGDVRNMTLVAGPAGLAAAAVQAPAIADMAQPPMGGMAPTAPGMVAVPGGPAVMPKPPTEFNWLGMEIETFQAPRPITGVPGAVPVPGAKGAQVAEVLVGSRAAVAGLQANDLILEVNNRPVAGPARLDAAIKGATNAGQQILLKVNRNGQEFWIVL
- the mamH gene encoding magnetosome biogenesis transporter MamH, coding for MSRVEAAAAEVKVRQHNALYLLSALCMVFMTLVVAIQPLFLRNVLNISFETAGAVNANVQVVTEVLDLFIFAYLGYLSDRIGRVRIIVAGFLVAAIGAVIAPLSPWIGGASIGALVVYYVSRVIMSAGSGAVWPQLSALAGDFSDDDTRARLMSNTAFMMAFGVTLVYAVLMQIPAHAGIAVTMLLTAAVSLAGAWLAGKFLVDVAPRTQETSVPWRAVWSLVKAEPRLRLAFASSLFARSDMVFVGLFLMLWFIYFADLIKVGQAEAAARAGILIGLMGAVVMLSIPVWRSFIEHFGRIQAVLLGMVLSALGFIMLGFIINPFDWFIVLPILLIASGQAGCFVAPQILTVDYAPRDLLGSVLGAFNVIGCIGIIFFVQVGGFLFDYVGPPAPFVFTGVGNLIISAYALRLLKREARDGGGDDAPGDDGVA
- the mamI gene encoding magnetosome protein MamI, producing MPSVIFGLLALALGLLGVTAWWWSVTEFLRGAVPVALLILGLVALASGVQSVRLPRSNKGTASDPDIDG